The Helianthus annuus cultivar XRQ/B chromosome 11, HanXRQr2.0-SUNRISE, whole genome shotgun sequence region GCAGGAATCCGTTGTAACAGCTAAGAATAGCAAAACAAATCCAACCAAAAAAATGACCACATGTGCTTATAAATTACAAAAACTATGATCAATTATGCTTACAGATTAAAATCCATTTGTCTTTATTGATGTTGATTACAAATAAAAAATGCAGCTAAAAAGGTTCGTGATACCCCAGTGCTTGAGAAGCGCAAAAACAGGCAACAAATATGTACGTAACTACTTTTAATTCATTACATGTTTGTTGTCATGTTATGTCTAATTTCCATAAGCTTTCTAAAAACAGTGACACCGGATACTAATACATGCGGACCAGCAATGCGGACAAGGGGGGCTAAAAAAGGTTTAAATTTAGTCTTTTTTTTGTTAAGAAATATTTTGGTAAAGGTTGTTAGTAGTTCGTGATCTATATAAAACTTGTACAAATGTAGTTAAGGAAGCACATTGTGAGGAGAAGGTACGCAGAAGAAAGCTAATAAGTACGTAAAAAAGCATTTTCTTTCTTTCGATTGTCTAATAGTtatgttttatataaataataaaacaaatatgGTGCCTCAGTTTTACCAGATAGTGACTTGGACACTCCCATGGAAAACATTGAGAAAAGAAATAAAGGTACATTTTTTAATGTATGGAAGCTTTGGTTACATTCTTCTTGAATCTAATATTTATGTGTACATGACTTTGTAAAACATTTGTAAGGCGAGGGCGATCAGGACGGGCCGGCAACACGTACAAGAGGAGGTACAAAACTGTACTAGACATGATCTTTGAGAGTCTAAATAAAATGAATATATGTTTCAATACTTGGCTTAGGTACTTTAATGCTAATTGTTTACAAAAAAATGTATATTTACAGCTCAGCGATGGCGTGAGGATAGCAAACCAAAGAAAAATGTCAAAAGGAAACTAATAAGTACGTAAACACACCCCACTACTACTTTCCTTCTTTTATAAAATATGAAAATCGTAACCAAAAGTTGTTATCTTAGTTTCAGCAGATGGTGACTCACAGATGACTGCAGATACAGCTCTACCAAAACAGGATGCAATTGctgtaaaaaaaacaaaaaaagtaaaACATGATCGGGTGGAAACCCGAAGTGGCAAACACGCAAAAACGACGCATAAGTGGCCTAAATTAAAAACACGTTCGTCACCTATGCAGTTGTTCAAATGCATCAAGTCTCTAACGAGGAACCAACAAGAAGACGTTAATAGGATGGGTTTTGGAAAAATGTTGTCATTCAACATCAGTGGGATACCTCTAAAAATTGCCCACTATGTTGTGGACCACTTTAACCCAGAAGAAATGGCTATTGAAATGCCATGTGGGTCAATAGATGTTGATGTTGAGTCTGTCCATGACCTTCTAGGGATTCCTAAGAAGGGCATAGACATGCAAAATGTACGAACATATTCAAAGCTTGATGTTGCTGTTGAAGCATGGAGAAAACGATATCGTAAACGATTTGTGGCACCAACGAACCTGGCACAATCTATACTCACAAGTGATGAAGCCAACAGTTTTCATTTCCGATTGGACTTCCTGATGTTATTCTTAACCGTCATGGTTGAGTGTAACAAAAATGGGCGAATGAAAGAGtggattttgaaaacttttacTGGAGACACGGATTTCAGTAAAATCAATTGGTGTGCCTATCTGATCCAACAAATCAAATCATGTAAAGATGGCTGGAAGAGTTTTGATCCTGAATCTCCATTTTCTGGACCACTCACACTTTTGGCTGTAAGTGTCCTGTTTAACAAAACTTACTAACAATATAGGCATACAACATTTGTTTTGTTATCTTaccacttgtttttttttttcgccGTTATACAGTTGCTATATGTCGACAGAGTTAAATGCACAGGATTTCCAGTTGACCGGACAATATACCCAATCGTATTCTGAAACAAATACGAACTGAAAAAAAGAGAACGGTTTGAGATAAAAAGAGGTGGCTTTGGTGGAGAGGATTTGCATGAAGTTGGTGTGGTTAGACGGGATCCAAGAAAAACAGAGTTACATGCTAATGATGAAGTTCTGAGTGTAAGATTAATAATTATAACCAATTACAAAATAATTATGTTCTTTCGAAAATTAGTTAAAAACGTATTTTATAACTTTGTTTGTAGAATGAGATTGCATTGATAGAAAAACATTTGGACGTGATGGAGGCGAAAATAGTTACGGTGGAAAAAAAATTGGAAGTAGTGTTCAATGCTCATCCAGAC contains the following coding sequences:
- the LOC110888514 gene encoding uncharacterized protein LOC110888514 codes for the protein MRTRGAKKVKEAHCEEKVRRRKLIILPDSDLDTPMENIEKRNKGEGDQDGPATRTRGAQRWREDSKPKKNVKRKLIISADGDSQMTADTALPKQDAIAVKKTKKVKHDRVETRSGKHAKTTHKWPKLKTRSSPMQLFKCIKSLTRNQQEDVNRMGFGKMLSFNISGIPLKIAHYVVDHFNPEEMAIEMPCGSIDVDVESVHDLLGIPKKGIDMQNVRTYSKLDVAVEAWRKRYRKRFVAPTNLAQSILTSDEANSFHFRLDFLMLFLTVMVECNKNGRMKEWILKTFTGDTDFSKINWCAYLIQQIKSCKDGWKSFDPESPFSGPLTLLALLYVDRVKCTGFPVDRTIYPIVF